Proteins co-encoded in one Nothobranchius furzeri strain GRZ-AD chromosome 4, NfurGRZ-RIMD1, whole genome shotgun sequence genomic window:
- the LOC139069588 gene encoding uncharacterized protein has translation MDGLDDFTVSILNADKDSRVTQARHYKTLQAMYKKPKPNQDAVRQILDLEFQSRRAFIDSDVLKEEERAGKILEAYPCFKELHNVMDELRRILDKGNCTFLTELKKRWDDFCSTVQFYGVWKKVLKPPMNLDEVKHNIALFRALPMLFPSPAVPPKKLGHASEALIHVLQPTEDPAMYLQKRSLLGPVLLFDGSSCLVALETTPITTFAKEDLGQGLLYLMAYCYTLHLTYPKCVATLLSVIQTEVLKDNIHEQDTTGSYKKAMAEWKSFC, from the exons ATGGATGGATTGGATGATTTTACAGTATCGATTCTAAATG CTGACAAGGATAGTCGAGTAACGCAGGCCAGGCATTACAAGACTCTGCAGGCAATGTATAAGAAGccaaagcccaaccaagacgctgtCCGGCAAATCCTTGACCTTGAGTTTCAATCAAGACGAGCCTTCATTGACAGTGATGTTCTGAAAGAAGAGGAAAGAGCCGGAAAGATTCTCGAGGCATACCCATGTTTCAAGGAGCTTCACAAT GTGATGGACGAGCTGAGGCGCATCCTGGATAAAGGCAACTGCACATTCCTGACAGAATTAAAGAAGCGATGGGATGACTTCTGCTCCACGGTTCAGTTTTACGGTGTTTGGAAGAAGGTGTTGAAGCCACCCATGAACCTGGATGAAG TGAAACACAACATAGCCCTGTTCAGGGCACTCCCCATGCTCTTCCCATCACCAGCTGTACCCCCCAAGAAGCTGGGACATGCCAGTGAGGCATTAATTCATGTCCTTCAG CCAACAGAAGATCCAGCCATGTACCTCCAGAAGAGATCCCTCTTGGGCCCGGTTTTGCTGTTTGATGGGTCATCCTGTCTTGTGGCACTGGAAACCACTCCCATCACCACATTTGCAAAAGAAGACCTCGGTCAAGGTTTGCTGTATCTAATGGCATACTGCTACACCCTGCATCTCACTTATCCAAAGTGTGTGGCAACCCTTCTGTCTGTCATTCAGACTGAAGTTTTAAAGGACAATATCCATGAGCAAGACACCACAGGCTCATACAAAAAAGCCATGGCAGAGTGGAAAAGTTTTTGTTAG
- the LOC139069589 gene encoding uncharacterized protein: MEPVWQAGQILASLDMVEPKRVPPPVSPKPRGPPTAPKPGKAVASPVTMSPAAASPTSAPKPSSVAPLPALDTPSGPCLSPGLPPTSPSPAQSPSTPSPHPVKPPRSSIAGLTIDLLAGREVEEEEEEGRREKEAEPEEAFKEGWSEGGDGGSRGGRGERGRDSESFGGDQRLLGCSSAGCRAQNKGGGQAK; the protein is encoded by the exons atggagcccgtctggcaggccgggcagatcctggcgtcgctggacatggtcg AGCCAAAGCGCGTTCCTCCTCCAGTATCACCGAAGCCTCGCGGGCCTCCGACAGCTCCCAAACCCGGCAAAGCTGTAGCGTCTCCAGTTACCATGAGCCCGGCTGCAGCCAGTCCCACCTCGGCCCCTAAGCCTTCCTCTGTAGCCCCTCTTCCAGCTCTTGACACCCCCTCCGGCCCCTGTCTGTCTCCGGGACTCCCTCCTACTTCCCCGTCTCCAGCTCAGAGTCCCTCCACTCCGTCGCCTCACCCCGTCAAACCTCCTCGCTCCTCCATCGCTGGCCTCACTATTGACCTCCTGGCAGgaagggaggtggaggaggaagaggaggaggggaggagagagaAGGAGGCAGAACCCGAGGAAGCCTTTAAGGAGGGATGGAGCGAAGGAGGAGATGGTGGGTCACGTGGAGGAAggggagaaagagggagagattcAGAATCGTTTGGAGGAGACCAGCGCCTCCTTGGCTGCAGCTCTGCAGGCTGTAGAGCACAAAATAAAGGAGGAGGACAAGCCAAATGA
- the LOC129159801 gene encoding uncharacterized protein — MMAASQKFLLRVYSTTDVVVKVSLTKRPESVEELITILREKLNPRLDFEFTLQYEDPDFDGQLTCLHDIQELLEKSTLKIVRSESDASSCASSDTDILPHVPLAQHLKCWPDTFPVPTFSYEVEHVLEKGNKAYEMSGKQLKLTRAQKHNILETMASVMHTFKAYPSDRDVCLAAKALVTTHPCLNEPGSYGWKTSLKFKMGNYRTKLARAGCAEVSVNAGRRSINNPEGEYPHSNIKRARKAEVNYLPNFPRGEDKASLEELRVQIKNEVEKTEPNKVMIEKLMQTTFALRRHEIVQENPTVKDFLEKWPALRFHSQVCAEFHRVTNINLQKQFYAELDRHTPRLMALYRQKATCTGKISEALRNILNHYDHQEAPDVDVKRTAVLRALPVYLREEDPEFFKTCDAGTLDETNLTDTPVALLTVVADGSAETSPVHFSPSSMAVVVEGDLVIRDIARFADAYALLFGLIYALHLDYPRKLVHTFTFVQKVFMGLDDGKPLKPSLHALRNDLLQSK, encoded by the exons ATGATGGCAGCATCTCAGAAATTCCTGCTGAGAGTTTACAGCACTACAGATGTTGTTGTGAAGGTTTCTCTAACTAAGCGGCCTGAGTCAGTGGAAGAACTAATCACCATACTCCGGGAGAAGCTCAACCCAAGGCTGGACTTTGAGTTTACCTTACAATACGAAGACCCTGACTTTGATGGGCAACTTACCTGTCTACATGATATTCAAGAGCTACTAGAGAAGAGCACATTAAAAATAGTGCGATCCGAAAGTGATGCCAGTTCTTGTGCaagttctgacacagacatccttccTCATGTGCCTTTAGCTCAGCATCTGAAGTGTTGGCCTGACACTTTCCCAGTACCTACCTTTTCTTACGAAGTCGAACATGTCCTTGAGAAGGGAAATAAAGCCTACGAGATGTCTGGAAAGCAACTGAAATTGACACGAGCCCAAAAGCACAACATCTTGGAGACCATGGCTTCAGTGATGCACACCTTCAAAGCCTATCCGAGTGACAGAGATGTGTGTTTGGCAGCAAAAGCTCTTGTTACCACTCATCCATGTCTTAATGAGCCTGGAAGTTATGGTTGGAAGACCAGTTTAAAATTTAAGATGGGAAATTACCGCACCAAGCTAGCCAGAGCCGGATGCGCGGAGGTGTCCGTGAATGCTGGTAGAAGGAGTATCAACAACCCAGAAGGAGAGTATCCCCACTCCAACATAAAAAGAGCACGAAAAGCTGAGGTAAACTACCTCCCAAACTTTCCAAGAGGAGAAGATAAGGCCAGTCTGGAGGAATTGAGAGTCCAGATAAAAAATGAGGTTGAGAAGACCGAGCCCAACAAAGTAATGATTGAAAAACTGATGCAAACAACCTTTGCACTGCGTCGCCATGAGATCGTTCAAGAAAACCCAACGGTGAAGGACTTCTTAGAGAAATGGCCAGCTCTGCGATTTCACTCACAG GTTTGTGCGGAGTTCCACCGAGTcacaaacatcaacctgcagaaaCAGTTCTATGCTGAACTTGACAGACACACACCACGACTTATGGCTCTATACAGACAGAAGGCCACATGCACTGGCAAGATATCGGAGGCTCTGCGAAACATTCTGAATCATTATGATCATCAG GAAGCACCTGATGTCGATGTGAAACGGACTGCAGTGCTACGTGCCCTTCCAGTATACCTGCGGGAGGAAGACCCAGAATTCTTTAAGACATGTGAT GCGGGCACGCTGGATGAGACGAACCTGACTGACACTCCAGTTGCCCTTCTCACAGTGGTTGCTGACGGCTCTGCTGAGACCAGTCCAGTCCATTTCAGTCCTTCAAGCATGGCTGTTGTGGTGGAAGGCGACTTGGTGATCCGTGATATTGCCAGATTTGCTGATGCATATGCCTTATTGTTTGGCTTGATCTATGCTCTGCATTTGGACTACCCCAGGAAACTAGTTCACACATTCACCTTTGTCCAGAAAGTCTTCATGGGGCTTGATGATGGCAAACCACTGAAACCCAGCCTTCATGCTCTTAGAAATGATTTGTTACAGAGTAAGTAG